The following are encoded together in the Paludisphaera mucosa genome:
- a CDS encoding serine/threonine-protein kinase, whose protein sequence is MDFERPEDATEAFSADFAAGPDGDDDPRLARALDEYEAACARGERPLRSAFLREHAAIATELEECLEGLDRLRSAGVWFQGGVPMPPERLGDYRIIRELGRGGMGIVYEAEQSSLGRRVALKLLPSTAAMDPRHVQRFQVEVQAAGHLRHPNIVPIYAVGCDSGVHYYSMQYISGRPLSAWIDEMRRQRDAHPGSPPSWAPPSRDGDEPPARSSRPGATFFRRVARLGLQAAEALDHAHGLGVVHRDVKPSNLLIDEEGDLWVADFGLARLHGASGLTATGDLVGTLRYMSPEQVIADRGVVDHRTDLYSLGVTLYELLALEPAFPGGEMAALVQRITNEDPAPPSRSTPQVPRDLETIVLKAMAKEAANRYASAREMAEDLRRFLDDKAVLARRPTLIEHAVRWGRRHRPIAAALAGVLVLATVCLAISTLVIWGAMSRIRSESDARRMQLDRAEVNLDVAHRALELYLDSAESWFPRESEDDRGDVDLLRTALQFYELIASRNDADRRVIDRTFNAYSRIGDIRLTLGQIGEAEDAYRRAMQGMLKRLEAAPDDANAFQLAVILRKYADLLRRQAVYGPCDWAVEQSVQLFRQTVEHAPADPSNRFALAQALNLKANIEGDTGRIEKALADTNEALGLLEPLEGRVGPGQPPAIDLKNELASAYTGLGTWLQLGRRRGEAEAAYRKGLKLVEEFQAASSVHPVGRESLARCYARLGELQLEARRHEEAVVSLEQGIAALKRLVTDYPRVPRYKRELGRLYEVLSRLYWETDRPEDSEAALKTASEYDPKREAFEQVRLNNIAWYLVTTPDIAARNPAKAVELAELVVANAPDAWACWNTLGVARYRNGDWQGAKAAFERSLELNADEKAFDGFGLAMTLWRLGRKEEARDWYRRSEEYRRRERPDDLELHRFLAEARALMGEAIGDPTAPPAGIADVIASPWFGLPGRRIGSPSEDRVAPSGPGRPRFGAALKRRRGPVPHDDPFLRP, encoded by the coding sequence ATGGACTTTGAACGGCCGGAGGACGCGACCGAGGCGTTCAGCGCCGACTTCGCGGCGGGGCCCGACGGCGACGACGACCCCCGCCTCGCCCGGGCGCTGGACGAGTACGAGGCTGCCTGCGCGCGCGGCGAACGGCCCCTCCGCTCGGCCTTCCTCCGCGAGCACGCGGCGATCGCGACCGAGCTGGAGGAATGCCTGGAGGGGCTCGACCGCCTCCGCAGCGCGGGGGTCTGGTTCCAGGGCGGCGTCCCCATGCCGCCGGAGCGCCTCGGCGACTACCGCATCATCCGCGAGTTGGGACGCGGCGGGATGGGCATCGTCTACGAGGCCGAGCAGTCGTCGCTGGGCCGTCGCGTCGCCCTGAAGCTGCTGCCGTCGACGGCGGCGATGGACCCCCGCCACGTCCAGCGGTTCCAGGTCGAGGTCCAGGCGGCGGGCCACCTGCGGCACCCGAACATCGTCCCCATCTACGCCGTGGGCTGCGACTCGGGCGTCCATTATTACAGCATGCAGTACATCTCGGGACGCCCGCTCTCGGCGTGGATCGACGAGATGCGGCGGCAGCGCGACGCCCATCCCGGCTCGCCGCCGTCGTGGGCCCCGCCTTCTCGCGACGGCGACGAGCCGCCCGCCCGATCCTCCCGGCCGGGGGCCACGTTCTTCCGCCGGGTCGCGCGGCTCGGCCTGCAGGCGGCCGAGGCGCTCGACCATGCGCACGGCCTGGGCGTGGTCCATCGCGACGTCAAGCCGAGCAACCTTTTGATCGACGAGGAGGGGGATCTCTGGGTCGCCGACTTCGGCCTCGCCCGGCTGCACGGGGCTTCGGGGCTGACCGCGACGGGCGACCTCGTGGGGACGCTCCGCTACATGAGCCCCGAGCAGGTGATCGCCGACCGGGGCGTCGTCGACCACCGCACCGACCTCTACTCGCTGGGCGTGACGCTCTACGAGCTGCTGGCCCTCGAACCGGCCTTCCCGGGCGGCGAGATGGCCGCACTCGTGCAGCGGATCACCAACGAGGATCCGGCCCCGCCCTCCCGATCGACGCCCCAGGTCCCGCGCGACCTGGAGACGATCGTCCTGAAGGCCATGGCGAAGGAGGCCGCCAACCGATACGCCTCGGCGCGCGAGATGGCCGAGGACCTCAGGCGGTTCCTCGACGACAAGGCCGTCCTCGCCCGCCGCCCGACCCTGATCGAGCACGCCGTGCGCTGGGGGCGTCGGCATCGGCCGATCGCCGCGGCCCTGGCCGGGGTCCTGGTGCTGGCCACGGTCTGCCTGGCGATCAGCACGCTGGTGATCTGGGGCGCCATGTCCCGCATCCGCAGCGAGTCGGACGCGCGGCGGATGCAGCTCGACCGGGCCGAGGTCAATCTCGACGTCGCCCACCGCGCGTTGGAGCTCTACCTGGACTCGGCCGAGTCGTGGTTCCCGCGCGAGTCGGAGGACGATCGCGGCGACGTCGACCTGCTCCGCACCGCCTTGCAGTTCTACGAGCTGATCGCGTCGCGCAACGACGCCGACCGGCGGGTGATCGACCGCACGTTCAACGCCTACAGCCGGATCGGCGACATCCGCCTGACGCTCGGCCAGATCGGCGAGGCGGAAGACGCCTACCGTCGGGCCATGCAGGGCATGCTCAAGCGTCTCGAAGCCGCGCCGGACGACGCCAACGCGTTCCAGCTCGCCGTCATCCTCCGGAAGTACGCGGACCTCCTGCGACGGCAGGCGGTCTACGGGCCCTGCGACTGGGCCGTCGAGCAGTCCGTCCAGCTCTTCCGCCAGACCGTCGAGCACGCGCCGGCCGACCCGTCGAATCGATTCGCCCTGGCCCAGGCCCTGAACCTCAAGGCGAACATCGAGGGCGACACCGGGCGGATCGAGAAGGCTCTGGCGGATACGAACGAAGCCCTCGGCCTGCTGGAGCCCCTGGAAGGCCGGGTCGGACCTGGGCAGCCGCCGGCGATCGACCTCAAGAATGAGCTGGCCTCCGCCTACACGGGCCTGGGGACCTGGCTGCAACTCGGCCGCCGCCGCGGCGAGGCCGAGGCGGCGTATCGCAAGGGCCTCAAGCTCGTCGAGGAATTCCAGGCCGCATCCTCCGTCCATCCGGTCGGCCGGGAATCGCTGGCCCGCTGCTACGCTCGACTCGGGGAGCTCCAGCTCGAAGCCCGCCGGCACGAAGAGGCGGTCGTCTCGCTGGAGCAGGGGATCGCCGCCCTGAAACGCCTCGTGACCGACTACCCGCGCGTCCCGCGGTACAAGCGCGAGCTGGGCCGTTTGTACGAGGTGTTGAGCCGGCTGTACTGGGAGACCGACCGCCCCGAAGACTCCGAGGCCGCACTCAAGACGGCCTCCGAATACGACCCCAAGCGCGAGGCCTTCGAGCAGGTCCGCCTGAACAACATCGCCTGGTACCTGGTGACCACGCCCGACATCGCCGCGCGGAACCCGGCCAAGGCCGTCGAGCTGGCCGAGCTGGTCGTGGCCAACGCCCCGGACGCGTGGGCCTGCTGGAACACTCTGGGCGTCGCCCGCTACCGCAACGGCGACTGGCAGGGCGCCAAGGCGGCCTTCGAACGCTCCCTGGAGCTGAACGCCGACGAGAAGGCGTTCGACGGATTCGGCCTGGCCATGACCCTCTGGAGGCTCGGCCGCAAGGAGGAAGCCCGCGACTGGTACCGCCGTTCCGAGGAATACCGGCGTCGCGAGCGTCCCGACGACCTGGAGCTGCATCGCTTCCTCGCCGAGGCCCGAGCCCTGATGGGCGAGGCGATCGGAGATCCGACCGCCCCTCCCGCGGGCATCGCCGACGTGATCGCCAGCCCGTGGTTCGGCCTCCCCGGACGCCGGATCGGGAGCCCGAGCGAGGACCGGGTCGCGCCCTCGGGCCCCGGCAGGCCCCGGTTCGGCGCGGCCCTCAAACGCCGACGTGGGCCCGTCCCGCACGACGACCCGTTCCTCAGGCCCTGA
- a CDS encoding sigma-70 family RNA polymerase sigma factor produces MADPSEPSLMSLAGETSPPVERLLDGARAGDGAALGLLLQRYHNYLALLARVQLGRRIQAKIDVLDLVQDVSLEVHRRIGGFRGGSEGEFLAWLRQILGGVLANQIRRYFGAKRRDVRLERDLYEDLDRSSKAMIGPLVATQSSPSAQASRREQAVLLADALNGLTADYREVIILRQLEGLSFPEVSERMGRTQDSVKNLWARALAKLRRELEALDGL; encoded by the coding sequence GTGGCCGATCCCTCGGAGCCCAGCCTGATGAGCCTCGCCGGCGAAACGAGCCCGCCCGTCGAACGCCTGCTGGACGGCGCGCGCGCGGGCGACGGCGCGGCGCTGGGGCTGCTGCTCCAGCGGTATCACAACTACCTCGCCCTCCTCGCCCGGGTCCAGCTCGGCCGGCGGATCCAGGCCAAGATCGACGTGCTCGACCTGGTCCAGGACGTGTCGCTGGAGGTCCACCGCCGGATCGGCGGCTTCCGGGGCGGGTCCGAGGGCGAGTTCCTGGCGTGGCTGCGGCAGATCCTCGGCGGCGTGCTGGCCAACCAGATCCGCCGGTACTTCGGCGCCAAGCGGCGGGACGTCCGCCTGGAGCGCGACCTCTACGAGGATCTCGACCGGTCGTCGAAGGCCATGATCGGGCCGCTGGTCGCCACCCAGAGCTCGCCGAGCGCCCAGGCGTCGCGCCGGGAGCAGGCCGTCCTGCTGGCCGACGCGCTCAATGGATTGACCGCCGACTATCGCGAGGTGATCATCCTCCGCCAGCTCGAAGGCCTCAGCTTCCCCGAAGTCTCCGAACGCATGGGGCGGACGCAGGACAGCGTCAAGAACCTCTGGGCCCGGGCCCTCGCCAAGCTCCGTCGCGAACTGGAGGCGCTCGATGGACTTTGA
- a CDS encoding WD40 repeat domain-containing protein, giving the protein MNDEQSLGRIEDERAEGGRRTRGGRVRLSWVSWEAAVFLLVSAIVAVILSTRLDIEDEGRGRSHGSTTGGHDDLLEALALDTNRDVLISSGSDDTVRFWDLDLGKPTWGEEVLTLPHDSHPYALAPSADGRYLAVGGAKHLAVWENGAEGWKPLVAKEGSDYRYLAFAPDSRSLAIGGETGEIRILAIPSMEERVVLKGLTDMVHSVAFSVDGDRVAASTFGGELRIWDWKTGREQPIARKLGRVHCFAFSPDGRTIATAAWRAGEGGGAILWDLASGEVKARMGGDEGFNALAFSPGGGLIAAAGVNQTIQLWDARTGEVRGTLDKGVGWVKTILFTQGGSRLAYGGRDGAIRFWDVPAAPADKRLGTRHDGPKSRAG; this is encoded by the coding sequence ATGAACGACGAACAGTCACTCGGCCGGATCGAGGATGAACGTGCCGAAGGCGGACGCCGGACCCGCGGCGGTCGAGTGCGGTTGTCGTGGGTGAGTTGGGAAGCGGCGGTGTTCCTGCTGGTCTCGGCGATCGTCGCCGTCATCCTCTCGACGCGGCTCGACATCGAGGACGAAGGCCGCGGCCGCAGCCACGGCTCGACCACGGGCGGCCACGACGATCTGCTCGAGGCGCTGGCCCTCGATACCAACCGGGACGTCCTGATCTCGTCCGGCTCCGACGACACGGTCCGGTTCTGGGACCTGGACCTCGGCAAGCCGACCTGGGGCGAAGAGGTGCTCACGCTGCCCCACGACTCGCATCCCTACGCCCTGGCGCCGAGCGCCGACGGCCGCTACCTGGCCGTCGGCGGGGCCAAGCACCTGGCCGTCTGGGAGAACGGGGCCGAGGGATGGAAGCCGTTGGTGGCGAAGGAGGGGAGCGACTATCGCTATTTGGCGTTCGCGCCCGATTCGCGGTCCTTGGCGATCGGCGGCGAGACGGGCGAGATCCGGATCCTTGCGATCCCCTCCATGGAAGAGCGGGTCGTCCTGAAGGGCCTGACCGACATGGTCCACTCCGTCGCCTTCTCGGTCGACGGCGATCGCGTGGCCGCCTCCACGTTCGGCGGCGAGCTGCGGATCTGGGACTGGAAGACGGGGCGCGAGCAGCCGATCGCCCGCAAGCTCGGCCGCGTCCACTGCTTCGCCTTCTCGCCCGACGGCCGCACCATCGCGACGGCCGCGTGGCGGGCGGGCGAGGGAGGGGGGGCCATCCTCTGGGACCTGGCCAGCGGCGAGGTGAAGGCCAGGATGGGCGGCGACGAGGGTTTCAACGCCCTGGCCTTCTCGCCGGGCGGGGGCCTGATCGCGGCCGCCGGCGTGAACCAGACGATCCAGCTCTGGGACGCACGCACGGGCGAGGTCCGCGGCACGCTCGACAAGGGCGTGGGATGGGTCAAGACGATCCTCTTCACCCAGGGCGGCTCACGCCTGGCCTACGGCGGCCGCGACGGGGCCATCCGCTTCTGGGACGTCCCCGCCGCCCCCGCCGACAAACGCCTGGGGACGCGGCACGACGGCCCGAAGTCGCGGGCCGGCTGA
- the rsgA gene encoding ribosome small subunit-dependent GTPase A: MANKKKKVRIDLKKNRQKRTRANDLTRAFGDEKPASSESIAGERVRPKGEMSRRRTIMTDVNEAPSPPGGGGAGGGGEGASGRRAVDESAWVAGRVVRIHGLLNVVDTDDGRSFPCHVRRLLKSMAIDGRNVVAVGDRVWFRPPEGGGEEGVIERVEARSGVVTRGYRGRRHVLAANVDSVFIVSALAEPGLKISLIDRYLAAAEVGGVRPVIVLNKADLVDVAPYQWVVGLYTQLGYETIVTSAPDGRGIDRLRGLLRKGVTAISGQSGVGKSSLLNVIQPGLNLRVNEVSDWTSKGKHTTTTAELIRLNDGGYVVDTPGLRQFELWGVLPAELEGCFVEFRPFIPLCRFPDCSHTHENRCAVKDAVYWGWIHAGRYESYLKLYHQKPDEGF; encoded by the coding sequence TTGGCGAACAAGAAGAAGAAGGTCCGGATCGACCTGAAGAAGAACCGCCAGAAGCGTACGCGGGCCAACGACCTGACGCGCGCGTTCGGCGACGAGAAGCCGGCCTCGTCCGAGTCGATCGCCGGCGAGCGGGTCCGTCCCAAGGGGGAGATGTCGCGCCGTCGCACCATCATGACGGACGTGAACGAGGCGCCGTCCCCGCCGGGGGGCGGCGGCGCCGGGGGCGGCGGCGAGGGGGCGTCCGGGCGGCGGGCGGTCGACGAGTCGGCCTGGGTCGCGGGCCGGGTCGTCCGGATCCACGGCCTGCTCAACGTGGTCGACACGGACGACGGCCGGTCGTTCCCGTGTCACGTCCGCCGACTGCTCAAGAGCATGGCGATCGACGGCCGCAACGTCGTCGCCGTCGGCGACCGCGTCTGGTTCCGACCCCCCGAGGGGGGCGGCGAGGAGGGGGTCATCGAACGGGTCGAAGCCCGCAGCGGGGTCGTCACCCGCGGCTATCGCGGCCGGCGCCACGTTCTGGCCGCCAACGTCGATTCCGTCTTCATCGTCTCGGCGCTCGCCGAGCCCGGCCTCAAGATCAGCCTCATCGACCGCTACCTCGCGGCCGCGGAGGTCGGCGGCGTCCGCCCCGTGATCGTGCTGAACAAGGCCGACCTCGTGGACGTCGCGCCCTATCAATGGGTGGTCGGCCTGTACACGCAGCTCGGCTACGAGACGATCGTCACGTCGGCCCCCGACGGCCGCGGCATCGACCGCCTCCGGGGCCTGCTGCGGAAGGGCGTGACGGCCATCTCCGGCCAGAGCGGCGTCGGCAAGAGTTCCCTGCTCAACGTCATCCAGCCCGGGCTGAACCTGCGCGTGAACGAGGTCTCCGACTGGACGTCCAAGGGCAAGCACACGACGACCACCGCCGAGCTGATCCGTTTGAACGACGGCGGTTACGTCGTCGACACGCCCGGCCTGCGGCAGTTCGAGCTCTGGGGCGTCCTCCCCGCCGAGCTGGAGGGCTGCTTCGTCGAATTCCGCCCCTTCATCCCCCTCTGCCGTTTCCCCGACTGCTCCCATACCCACGAGAACCGTTGCGCCGTCAAGGACGCGGTCTACTGGGGGTGGATCCACGCGGGACGTTACGAGAGCTACCTCAAGCTCTACCACCAGAAGCCCGACGAGGGCTTCTGA
- a CDS encoding ACT domain-containing protein translates to MELVSEVTARLENKPGRLAKICSALAQEKVDVLAISVMESGGVSVLRLVTSDLDAAKRVLTSLGTESTVDEVLALQIENRTGSLAGVLEKLAAEHINIEYAYVSSTTSQGKALAILHTANLKRAQQILREPGASTSEKPGGRRPLHSR, encoded by the coding sequence ATGGAACTCGTCAGTGAAGTCACCGCCCGTCTCGAGAACAAGCCCGGCCGGCTGGCGAAGATCTGCTCGGCTCTCGCCCAGGAGAAGGTGGACGTCCTGGCCATCAGCGTCATGGAGTCCGGCGGCGTCAGCGTCCTCCGCCTGGTGACCTCCGACCTCGACGCCGCCAAACGCGTGTTGACCTCACTGGGGACCGAGTCCACCGTCGACGAGGTGCTCGCCCTCCAGATCGAGAACCGCACGGGCTCGCTGGCGGGCGTCCTGGAGAAGCTGGCGGCCGAGCACATCAACATCGAGTACGCCTACGTCTCGTCGACGACGAGCCAGGGCAAGGCCCTGGCGATCCTGCACACCGCGAACCTCAAGCGCGCCCAGCAGATCTTGCGAGAGCCGGGCGCCTCGACCTCGGAGAAGCCGGGCGGCCGGCGCCCGTTGCACTCGCGCTGA
- a CDS encoding substrate-binding domain-containing protein, with amino-acid sequence MRMRSLRLLIAVFGLAIAPAAAGADDKPSILCLTGPSMKTSIEELARVYEERTGVHVVVEMNDPRSLIERIKVVEHADLFISHDPFLAMLDRDGIKVRRAWNPASLTPVIAVARGNPKGIKGLKDLARPGVRMGVTNPGTAISGNILALMLRKAGVEREVEANVVKRAAAGRQLAAALVADELDAAFVWNAVVYANREKIEAVDVPAEQRPQEGPESVMAHPSLGRIELDHVRVTIALLDSTAHEESARSFAELVASPEGAAVFLAHGFSPADPRRAPGSAEARSSGR; translated from the coding sequence ATGAGAATGCGTTCCCTCCGTCTTCTGATCGCAGTCTTCGGACTCGCGATCGCGCCCGCGGCCGCCGGGGCCGACGACAAGCCGTCGATCCTCTGCCTGACCGGGCCGAGCATGAAGACGTCGATCGAGGAGCTGGCCAGGGTCTACGAGGAGCGGACCGGCGTCCACGTCGTCGTCGAGATGAACGACCCCCGTTCGCTCATCGAGCGCATCAAGGTCGTCGAGCACGCCGACCTGTTCATCTCCCACGACCCGTTCCTGGCCATGCTGGACCGCGACGGGATCAAGGTGCGACGCGCCTGGAATCCGGCCTCGCTCACGCCGGTGATCGCCGTCGCCCGGGGCAACCCCAAGGGGATCAAGGGCTTGAAGGACCTGGCCCGGCCGGGCGTGCGGATGGGCGTGACCAATCCCGGGACCGCGATCTCGGGGAACATCCTCGCGCTGATGCTGCGGAAGGCGGGCGTCGAGCGCGAGGTCGAGGCGAACGTGGTCAAGCGGGCCGCGGCCGGTCGCCAGCTGGCCGCGGCCCTCGTCGCCGACGAGCTGGACGCGGCGTTCGTCTGGAACGCCGTGGTCTACGCCAACCGCGAGAAGATCGAGGCCGTCGACGTCCCCGCGGAGCAGCGCCCTCAGGAGGGGCCCGAGTCGGTCATGGCGCACCCGTCGCTGGGCCGGATCGAGCTGGACCACGTCCGCGTGACGATCGCACTTCTGGATTCGACCGCTCACGAGGAGTCGGCCCGGAGCTTCGCCGAGCTGGTCGCCTCGCCGGAGGGGGCGGCCGTCTTCCTCGCCCACGGCTTCTCGCCCGCCGATCCCCGGCGGGCGCCCGGATCGGCCGAGGCCCGGTCGTCCGGTCGCTGA
- a CDS encoding DUF1559 domain-containing protein, with translation MADRRRRGFTLIELLIVIAIIAILIALLLPAVQAARETARRAQCLNNLKQAALGFLNFHDVRRGFPPARTTIPASHGWCVDLLPHLEQRPLYDGFNLGLHFYHLGNSTVVQTVVATFLCPSAPHDDLLMAMGDQSNVPFNTTGAVGDYFVNHLLNPQGLPAGTTRNPALKTQDDLQPIGNIVDGTSNTTLIQEQAGRPGYYLRNRVRQPTTVGLNLPMWWGPWAAWQHFQFQGYTADGRALGWACAVNCSNSQGVYGFHVGGANVAFCDGGVRFLKDTVAVPIVFALATRDGGEIVSASEY, from the coding sequence ATGGCTGATCGACGTCGTCGGGGGTTCACCCTGATCGAGCTGCTGATCGTCATCGCGATCATCGCGATCCTGATCGCCCTCTTGCTGCCCGCCGTGCAGGCGGCCCGCGAGACGGCGCGGCGGGCGCAGTGCCTCAACAACCTCAAGCAGGCGGCGCTCGGGTTCTTGAACTTCCACGACGTCCGCCGCGGCTTCCCGCCGGCCCGGACGACGATCCCGGCGTCGCACGGATGGTGCGTCGACCTGCTCCCCCACCTGGAACAGCGCCCGCTCTACGACGGCTTCAACCTCGGCCTGCATTTCTACCACCTGGGCAACTCCACCGTGGTCCAGACGGTCGTGGCGACGTTCCTCTGCCCGTCGGCCCCGCACGACGACCTGTTGATGGCGATGGGCGACCAGTCCAACGTCCCGTTCAACACCACCGGGGCGGTCGGCGACTACTTCGTCAACCACCTGCTGAACCCCCAGGGCCTCCCCGCCGGCACGACGCGGAACCCGGCCCTGAAGACGCAGGACGACCTCCAGCCCATCGGCAACATCGTGGACGGCACGTCGAACACGACCCTGATCCAGGAGCAGGCGGGACGTCCCGGCTACTACCTGCGGAATCGGGTGCGGCAGCCCACGACGGTGGGCCTGAACCTGCCGATGTGGTGGGGGCCCTGGGCCGCCTGGCAGCATTTTCAGTTCCAGGGTTACACGGCCGACGGCCGCGCGCTGGGCTGGGCCTGCGCCGTGAATTGCAGCAATTCGCAGGGCGTCTACGGCTTCCACGTCGGCGGGGCCAACGTCGCCTTCTGCGACGGCGGCGTCCGGTTCTTGAAGGACACGGTCGCCGTCCCGATCGTCTTCGCCCTGGCCACGCGCGACGGCGGCGAGATCGTCTCGGCGTCGGAATACTGA
- a CDS encoding DUF1501 domain-containing protein — MSHVPNGLENRLATRREMLCRSGVGFGSLALGALLSETGGLGRAARAADAVPAPAGMSANPLLPKAAPGKGTAKRVVHLFMNGGMSHVDTFDPKPTLTKYHGKEVPTNLPTERKTGAALGSPYKFRKYGESGLEVSEIFARTAQMADEMCVVRSMHADVPNHEPSLMLMNCGEARQARPSLGSWVLYGLGTENQNLPGFLVMCPDGFPIAESQNWQSAFLPGVYQGTYLDSRNTDIEKLIAHIRNHGVGPQAQRAQLDLLAELNREHLDRRRHEADLEARIQSFELAYRMQSEAADAFDVDREPQHVRDLYGPGVHARQLLATRRLLERGVRFVQLWHGAGQPWDNHDDLETGHRSLAQQCDQGIAAFLFDLKQRGMLDDTLVVCSGEFGRTPTVELPTPGANAGKMNGRDHNHYGFTAWLAGGGVKKGHVHGATDELGFQAVENKVHVHDLHATILHLLGFDHEKFTFHYAGRDFRLTDVHGRVVHEIVA; from the coding sequence ATGTCGCACGTCCCCAACGGGCTCGAAAACAGGCTCGCCACCCGCCGCGAGATGCTCTGCCGCTCGGGCGTGGGCTTCGGCTCGCTGGCCCTCGGCGCGCTGCTCTCGGAGACCGGCGGCCTCGGTCGCGCGGCGCGGGCCGCCGACGCCGTCCCCGCGCCGGCCGGGATGTCGGCCAACCCGCTGCTCCCCAAGGCGGCCCCGGGGAAGGGGACGGCCAAGCGGGTCGTCCACCTGTTCATGAACGGCGGGATGTCGCACGTCGACACCTTCGATCCCAAGCCGACGCTGACCAAGTACCACGGCAAGGAAGTCCCGACCAACCTGCCGACCGAGCGCAAGACCGGCGCGGCGCTGGGGTCGCCTTACAAGTTCCGCAAGTACGGCGAGAGCGGCCTGGAAGTCAGCGAGATCTTCGCGCGGACGGCCCAGATGGCCGACGAGATGTGCGTCGTCCGCTCGATGCACGCCGACGTCCCGAACCATGAGCCGTCCTTGATGCTCATGAACTGCGGCGAGGCGCGGCAGGCGCGGCCCAGCCTGGGCTCGTGGGTGCTCTACGGGCTCGGGACCGAGAACCAGAACCTGCCCGGCTTCCTCGTCATGTGCCCCGACGGCTTCCCGATCGCCGAGTCCCAGAACTGGCAGTCGGCATTCCTGCCGGGCGTATATCAGGGGACGTACCTCGACAGCCGCAACACCGACATCGAGAAGCTGATCGCCCACATCCGCAACCACGGAGTCGGCCCGCAGGCCCAGCGCGCCCAGCTCGACCTGCTCGCGGAGCTGAACCGCGAGCACCTCGACCGTCGCCGGCACGAGGCCGACCTGGAGGCCCGCATCCAGTCGTTCGAGCTGGCCTACCGGATGCAGTCCGAGGCCGCCGACGCGTTCGACGTCGATCGCGAGCCGCAGCACGTCCGCGACCTCTACGGGCCGGGCGTCCACGCCCGCCAGCTGCTGGCGACCCGCAGGCTCCTCGAACGCGGCGTTCGGTTCGTGCAGCTCTGGCACGGCGCGGGGCAGCCCTGGGACAACCACGACGACCTGGAGACCGGCCATCGCTCGCTCGCCCAGCAGTGCGACCAGGGGATCGCCGCTTTCCTGTTCGACCTCAAGCAGCGCGGGATGCTCGACGACACGCTCGTCGTCTGCTCGGGCGAGTTCGGCCGCACGCCGACCGTCGAGCTGCCCACGCCCGGCGCCAACGCCGGCAAGATGAACGGCCGCGACCACAACCACTACGGCTTCACCGCCTGGCTGGCGGGCGGCGGTGTCAAGAAGGGCCACGTCCACGGGGCGACCGACGAGCTGGGCTTCCAGGCCGTCGAGAACAAGGTCCACGTCCACGACCTCCACGCCACGATCCTGCACCTGCTCGGCTTCGACCACGAGAAATTCACCTTCCACTATGCAGGCCGCGACTTCCGCCTGACCGACGTCCACGGCCGCGTCGTGCACGAGATCGTCGCGTGA